In Horticoccus luteus, the following proteins share a genomic window:
- a CDS encoding SLC13 family permease → MTWQIALVFVLLVVTLWSFVREKFPPDVTAIALFVMLIATGLLPAHKAFTVFSNAAPITIGAMFVLSAALVKCGALDQFFVLLERSAGWRYSVVVVVLVAVVATISAFVNNTPVVVVFLPIVLNLARRMKLSPSKLLIPLSYGAVLGGTCTLIGTSTNLIVNSIAIAKGLPPLSMFELAWLGVPTALIGAGYLGLFGHRLLPDRQMLTSILTAEERREYITEAFVQPDSKMLGRTFAEAGLVSARGIRVLELVRDGVAARLDPPPVLEAGDRLILSCRPKGIVHTRGIVGVDLISELNLGLEQIAAHEGSLVEGVVAPSSDLVGHTLREINFRQRFRMVVLAIHRHGKNVREKIDTTAIQGGDVLLMMGTDPAIQALRAGDDIILFDQPPLPARAHNKRLPLALGVAAAIVTTAALNWVPIEVGALAGAVVLCLTGCIKPRDAYASIEWNILFLIFGMLALGLALEETGAAALLAQKTVAFVNYFVPVHYKALAMLGCVYVITALMTEILSNNAIAALMAPIAIGIAHELGANPRAFVIAVMFAASAAFSTPIGYQTNTYVYAVGGYRFGDFMKIGIPLNILCFVVAMVIVPAIWPL, encoded by the coding sequence GTGACCTGGCAAATCGCCCTCGTCTTTGTGCTGCTGGTCGTGACGCTCTGGAGCTTCGTGCGGGAAAAATTTCCGCCCGACGTGACGGCGATCGCGCTCTTCGTCATGCTCATCGCCACCGGCCTGCTGCCGGCACACAAGGCCTTCACGGTTTTTTCCAATGCCGCCCCGATCACGATTGGTGCGATGTTCGTGTTGAGCGCCGCACTCGTGAAGTGCGGCGCGCTCGATCAGTTCTTCGTCCTGCTGGAGCGCTCAGCCGGCTGGCGCTACAGCGTCGTCGTGGTCGTCCTCGTCGCCGTCGTCGCGACCATCTCGGCCTTCGTTAACAACACTCCCGTCGTCGTCGTCTTCCTGCCCATCGTGCTCAACCTCGCGCGGCGCATGAAGCTCTCGCCTTCGAAGCTGCTCATTCCGCTCTCCTACGGCGCCGTGCTCGGCGGCACGTGCACCCTCATCGGCACCAGCACCAACCTGATCGTCAACAGCATCGCCATCGCCAAGGGGCTGCCCCCGCTCTCCATGTTTGAGCTCGCCTGGCTCGGCGTGCCCACGGCTCTCATCGGTGCGGGCTATCTCGGTCTCTTTGGTCACCGCCTCCTGCCGGACCGCCAGATGCTCACCTCCATCCTGACCGCCGAGGAGCGCCGCGAATATATTACGGAAGCATTCGTCCAGCCTGACTCGAAAATGCTCGGACGCACCTTCGCCGAGGCCGGCCTCGTCAGCGCCCGCGGCATTCGGGTCCTCGAGCTCGTGCGCGACGGCGTCGCGGCGCGGCTCGACCCACCGCCCGTCCTGGAAGCCGGCGACCGCTTGATTTTGTCGTGCCGCCCCAAGGGTATCGTGCACACCCGCGGCATCGTCGGCGTGGATCTCATTTCCGAACTCAATCTCGGACTCGAACAAATCGCCGCACACGAAGGCTCGCTCGTGGAAGGTGTGGTCGCCCCCAGCTCCGATCTGGTCGGCCATACCCTGCGCGAAATCAATTTCCGTCAGCGTTTCCGCATGGTCGTGCTCGCCATCCACCGGCACGGAAAAAACGTCCGCGAAAAAATCGACACCACGGCCATCCAAGGCGGCGATGTCTTGCTCATGATGGGCACCGACCCCGCCATCCAGGCTCTGCGCGCGGGCGACGACATTATTCTTTTCGATCAACCGCCGCTCCCGGCCCGCGCTCACAACAAACGCCTCCCGCTCGCCCTCGGCGTCGCCGCCGCGATCGTCACCACCGCCGCGCTCAATTGGGTGCCGATCGAAGTGGGCGCGCTCGCGGGCGCCGTCGTGCTGTGCCTCACCGGCTGCATCAAACCCCGCGATGCCTACGCGTCCATCGAGTGGAATATCCTCTTTCTCATCTTCGGGATGCTCGCTCTGGGCCTGGCGCTGGAGGAGACCGGCGCCGCCGCGCTGCTCGCGCAAAAGACCGTCGCTTTCGTCAACTATTTCGTGCCGGTGCATTACAAGGCCCTCGCGATGCTCGGCTGCGTTTACGTCATCACCGCGTTGATGACAGAGATCCTGTCGAACAACGCGATCGCCGCGCTCATGGCCCCGATCGCCATCGGCATCGCCCACGAACTCGGCGCCAACCCGCGCGCCTTTGTCATCGCGGTGATGTTCGCCGCCTCCGCGGCATTCTCGACTCCGATCGGCTATCAGACCAACACCTACGTTTACGCCGTCGGCGGCTACCGGTTTGGCGATTTCATGAAAATCGGCATTCCGCTCAACATCCTGTGTTTCGTCGTCGCGATGGTGATCGTGCCAGCCATCTGGCCGCTTTAG
- the cysK gene encoding cysteine synthase A yields MARIYNDITETIGNTPLVRLNRTAAAHGAQAEILLKLEFFNPLSSVKDRIGFSMIDDALKSGRINEKTVLIEATSGNTGIALAFVAAARGLKLILTMPEAMTMERRKLLKVLGARLVLTEGPKGMKGAIAKAEELAAKIPNSFILQQFANPANPAVHRRTTAEEIWRDTDGKVDIIVSGIGTGGTITGIGEVLKPRKPSLKIVAVEPSGSPVLSGGQPGPHKLQGLGAGFVPEILNTKIYDEVIRVKEDDSAPLSKEVAKLDGIPVGISSGAAIWAAIELAKRPENKGKQIVAIIPSSAERYLSSWLFADVNVESDSVDDLIGASA; encoded by the coding sequence ATGGCACGAATCTATAACGACATTACGGAGACAATCGGTAACACCCCGCTCGTGCGCTTGAACCGCACCGCGGCGGCACATGGGGCGCAGGCGGAGATTCTGCTGAAACTGGAGTTCTTCAATCCGCTCTCGAGCGTGAAGGATCGCATCGGTTTCTCGATGATCGACGACGCGTTGAAGAGCGGTCGGATCAATGAAAAAACGGTGTTGATCGAGGCGACCAGCGGCAACACGGGCATTGCGCTGGCGTTTGTCGCGGCGGCGCGGGGACTGAAGCTGATCCTGACGATGCCGGAAGCAATGACCATGGAGCGGCGCAAGCTGCTCAAGGTGCTCGGCGCGCGCCTCGTCCTGACCGAGGGGCCGAAAGGCATGAAGGGCGCGATCGCGAAGGCCGAGGAACTCGCGGCCAAAATCCCCAACAGTTTCATTCTGCAACAATTCGCGAATCCGGCGAACCCGGCGGTGCACCGGCGCACGACGGCGGAAGAAATCTGGCGCGATACGGATGGCAAGGTGGACATCATCGTCTCGGGCATCGGCACGGGCGGCACCATCACCGGCATCGGCGAGGTGTTGAAGCCGCGGAAGCCGAGTTTGAAGATCGTGGCGGTCGAGCCGTCCGGCTCACCGGTGCTATCGGGCGGCCAGCCTGGTCCGCACAAGTTGCAGGGCCTCGGCGCGGGTTTCGTGCCGGAAATCCTGAACACGAAGATTTACGACGAAGTCATCCGCGTGAAGGAGGACGACTCGGCTCCGTTGAGCAAGGAAGTGGCCAAGCTGGACGGCATCCCGGTGGGGATTTCCTCCGGCGCGGCGATCTGGGCGGCGATCGAGCTGGCCAAGCGGCCGGAAAACAAGGGCAAGCAGATCGTGGCGATCATCCCGTCGTCAGCGGAACGCTATTTGTCGTCCTGGCTGTTCGCGGACGTGAATGTCGAGAGCGACAGCGTGGACGACCTGATCGGCGCGAGCGCCTGA
- a CDS encoding alpha/beta hydrolase, whose product MKFTLLLLSMLASTFSAYAAAPDVIPIWPEGVPGAQANGGKEYEKDGRIYNVQDPTLTVYLPAADKANGSAVIICPGGGYTRLAIGHEGGDIAEWLRSLGMTTFVLKYRLREYGQPAPLQDILRAVRLVRSRAAEFHVAADRIGVFGGSAGGHVAASAGTLYDLPAGRTGAALDKVSGRPDFLILAYPVITMKEPSAHAGSRHNLLGEHPSAELIAQWSVEDHVTKDTPPTFLMHTEEDKTVPIENSIMFYEALRHAGVPAEMHLYEKGPHGAGIRPGYGTTSDWPKQAEAWLRARGLLPTVAPKTDGAAH is encoded by the coding sequence ATGAAATTTACTCTTCTCCTCCTCTCCATGCTCGCCAGCACTTTCTCAGCGTATGCCGCCGCCCCCGATGTCATTCCGATCTGGCCCGAAGGCGTCCCTGGCGCCCAAGCGAATGGCGGCAAGGAATACGAAAAGGACGGCCGGATCTACAACGTTCAGGACCCCACGCTCACCGTCTACCTGCCCGCGGCCGACAAGGCGAACGGCAGCGCGGTGATCATTTGCCCGGGCGGCGGTTACACTCGCCTCGCCATCGGCCACGAAGGCGGCGACATCGCCGAATGGCTTCGCTCGCTCGGCATGACCACGTTTGTGCTGAAATACCGGCTGCGCGAATACGGCCAGCCGGCGCCGCTCCAAGACATCCTCCGCGCCGTGCGCCTGGTGCGTTCGCGCGCCGCCGAGTTTCACGTCGCTGCCGATCGCATCGGTGTATTCGGTGGTTCCGCGGGCGGACACGTGGCCGCGAGTGCCGGCACACTCTACGATCTGCCGGCCGGCCGCACCGGCGCCGCACTGGATAAGGTCAGCGGTCGTCCCGATTTTCTCATTCTCGCTTATCCGGTGATCACGATGAAGGAACCCTCTGCGCACGCCGGTTCCCGCCACAACCTCCTCGGCGAACATCCCTCCGCTGAATTGATCGCGCAATGGTCCGTGGAGGATCATGTCACCAAAGACACGCCGCCCACATTCCTCATGCACACGGAAGAGGACAAAACCGTGCCCATCGAGAACAGCATCATGTTTTACGAAGCGCTGCGCCACGCCGGCGTTCCCGCCGAAATGCATCTCTACGAAAAAGGCCCGCACGGCGCGGGCATCCGCCCCGGTTACGGCACGACCTCGGACTGGCCCAAACAGGCCGAAGCTTGGTTGCGCGCCCGCGGCTTGCTGCCCACGGTCGCTCCCAAAACCGACGGCGCCGCGCACTAA
- a CDS encoding cytochrome c oxidase assembly protein — MIDWRHWHNEPYLVGGLVLLGWAWAILAGPLRRLLAPGAAYPRRQALWFYLGLLIFYLAVGSPFDQIGERFLFSAHMLQHQILAFLAPLLFVLGLPGWMIDSWLGRSGLLRFARLFTRPLLAGFIYIVVTSIWHMPYLYDWALQDKIVHVIEHIMFFAAAILLWWPVVSPSRLLPPASYAGQMIYAVYVVIGMTPVFAYIVFSQHILYPTYEFAPRLFPDFDAASDQLLAGVMMELLGVAVSLAIFATAFFRWYRVGEKRDAAEADAKRALLETT; from the coding sequence ATGATCGACTGGCGCCACTGGCATAACGAACCGTATCTCGTCGGCGGCTTGGTGCTGCTCGGCTGGGCGTGGGCCATTCTCGCCGGCCCGTTGCGCCGCCTTCTCGCACCCGGGGCGGCCTATCCGCGGCGCCAGGCACTCTGGTTCTACCTCGGCCTTTTGATCTTCTACCTCGCGGTCGGTTCACCCTTCGATCAGATCGGCGAACGCTTCCTTTTCAGTGCGCACATGCTGCAACACCAGATTCTGGCGTTTCTCGCGCCCCTCCTCTTTGTGCTCGGTCTGCCTGGCTGGATGATCGACTCGTGGCTCGGTCGCTCCGGATTGCTCCGGTTCGCACGCCTTTTCACCCGCCCGCTCCTCGCAGGGTTCATCTACATCGTCGTCACCTCGATCTGGCACATGCCTTACCTCTACGACTGGGCCCTGCAGGACAAAATCGTGCATGTGATCGAGCACATCATGTTTTTCGCCGCAGCGATTCTCCTGTGGTGGCCGGTGGTGAGTCCGTCCCGCCTCCTCCCGCCCGCCTCTTATGCCGGCCAGATGATTTATGCCGTCTACGTCGTCATCGGCATGACACCGGTTTTTGCCTACATCGTCTTTTCGCAACACATCCTCTACCCTACCTACGAATTCGCGCCGCGTTTGTTTCCAGACTTCGACGCCGCCAGCGATCAGCTCCTCGCCGGCGTGATGATGGAGTTGCTGGGCGTCGCCGTGTCTCTCGCCATATTTGCCACCGCCTTTTTCCGCTGGTACCGCGTCGGCGAGAAACGTGACGCAGCGGAAGCAGACGCCAAGCGCGCCCTCCTTGAAACAACTTAA
- a CDS encoding cytochrome C oxidase subunit IV family protein, whose product MSTVAHPAAAVGHDGDENRFQIYVQIAMLLAVITGIEIVAIYIPLARWIIFGGLVVLSLVKFLFVIFYFMHLKWDKPFCTVLFMIGLAWGGGTAWALVLLARADASRPLTSPANEQAEVR is encoded by the coding sequence ATGAGCACCGTCGCCCATCCCGCTGCCGCCGTCGGTCACGACGGCGATGAAAACCGTTTCCAGATCTACGTGCAGATCGCGATGCTCCTTGCTGTCATCACCGGCATCGAAATCGTCGCCATCTATATCCCCCTGGCCCGCTGGATCATCTTCGGTGGCCTCGTCGTGTTGTCGTTGGTGAAGTTTCTCTTCGTCATTTTCTACTTCATGCACCTGAAGTGGGACAAACCGTTCTGCACCGTCCTCTTCATGATCGGCCTCGCGTGGGGCGGCGGCACCGCGTGGGCCCTTGTGCTCCTCGCCCGCGCCGATGCCAGCCGGCCGCTCACGTCTCCCGCCAACGAGCAGGCGGAGGTTCGGTAA
- a CDS encoding cytochrome c oxidase subunit 3, which yields MSSPAATVAIDHHHDHTTSTGIPNKKLLLWAFLASDCMFFGTLISTHLIYRLHPVPGGPDPRHIFSIELTSFSTFILLMSSLMMALAVNAIQKGNVRSMRASLLTTAFFGAIFVGCQVYEFHHFVMEKHLTISNSLFGSTFYTLTGTHGIHVSIGILWLMSMYFFSFKKGFSERNAVDVDSMGLYWHFVDIVWIVIFTAVYLLEFI from the coding sequence ATGAGCAGCCCCGCCGCCACCGTCGCGATCGACCATCATCACGACCACACCACGTCGACCGGCATTCCGAATAAGAAACTCCTTCTCTGGGCGTTTCTGGCTTCGGACTGCATGTTCTTCGGGACGCTGATCTCGACGCACCTTATTTATCGGCTCCACCCCGTTCCCGGTGGCCCCGATCCGCGCCACATCTTCTCGATCGAGCTGACGTCGTTCTCGACGTTCATTTTGCTCATGTCGTCGCTGATGATGGCCCTCGCAGTGAATGCGATTCAAAAAGGCAACGTTCGCAGCATGCGGGCTTCCCTTCTCACCACCGCCTTCTTCGGCGCGATCTTCGTCGGATGCCAGGTGTATGAATTCCATCACTTCGTCATGGAAAAGCATCTCACGATCAGCAACAGCCTCTTCGGCTCCACGTTCTACACGCTGACCGGCACCCATGGTATTCACGTTTCCATCGGCATTCTCTGGTTGATGTCCATGTATTTCTTCTCGTTCAAGAAGGGCTTCAGCGAGCGCAACGCCGTGGACGTCGACTCCATGGGGCTTTATTGGCACTTCGTTGATATCGTCTGGATCGTCATCTTCACCGCCGTCTACCTCCTCGAATTTATTTGA
- the ctaD gene encoding cytochrome c oxidase subunit I: protein MDATVKSHFIGQDAGHAGTKGLVLWRPTAKTGLMSWLTTVDHKRIALLYGLFAIFFLFVGGTEALLIRLQLAVPNNTVLTAHQYNTMFTMHGTTMIFLAIMPLNSAFFNFIMPLQIGARDVAFPRLNAFSLWTFVAGAIILNLGWFMKDGAPDAGWFGYAPLTSKMYNPDHSIDMWVMGLQILGISSVAGSLNFIVTIINLRAPGMTMMRLPVFTWMTLITSFLIVLAFPAITIALVELMMDRLFATNFFEASNGGMPILWQHLFWVFGHPEVYILILPAFGMISEIMPTFSRKPLFGYPVVVFSGAAIGFLGFTVWSHHMFTTGMGTVATAAFALATMAIAVPTGVKIFNWIGTMWGGHIRMRLPMLFALGFIWMFMIGGFSGVMHAAAPADAQQQDSYFVIAHFHYVLIGGSLFAMLGGLCYWFPLVFGRQMSERWGRIAFWIIFAGFNVTFFPMHFLGLNGMPRRTFTYDGNLGWNTPNLISSCGAFFLGLGIAIFFITFVYGMLKGAKAPRDAWDARTLEWSLPNPVPEYNYAVIPTVHARDALWYQKHHADEIRQEEEAHAKEEDAHGGIHMPFQSFYPFVATVGIFIASWGIAVTDHSSNPAFWTPKVTVTIVGGAIMLLGFYLWSLEGADGYHIHVKEEKKSHS, encoded by the coding sequence ATGGACGCAACGGTTAAGTCCCACTTCATCGGCCAGGATGCCGGCCACGCCGGCACCAAAGGCCTTGTGCTTTGGCGGCCCACCGCGAAGACCGGCCTCATGAGCTGGCTCACGACGGTCGACCACAAGCGCATCGCACTCCTTTACGGCCTGTTCGCGATCTTCTTCCTCTTCGTCGGCGGCACGGAGGCGCTCCTGATCCGCCTGCAGCTCGCCGTGCCGAACAACACCGTGCTCACCGCGCATCAATACAACACGATGTTCACGATGCACGGCACGACCATGATCTTCCTCGCGATCATGCCGCTCAATTCGGCGTTCTTCAATTTCATCATGCCGCTCCAGATCGGCGCGCGCGACGTCGCCTTCCCGCGACTCAACGCCTTCTCCCTCTGGACCTTCGTTGCCGGCGCCATCATCCTTAACCTCGGTTGGTTCATGAAAGACGGGGCGCCCGACGCCGGTTGGTTCGGCTATGCCCCCCTCACGTCGAAAATGTATAACCCCGACCACTCGATCGATATGTGGGTCATGGGGCTGCAGATTCTCGGCATCTCCTCCGTTGCCGGTTCGCTCAACTTCATCGTCACCATCATCAACCTCCGCGCTCCTGGCATGACGATGATGCGTTTGCCCGTGTTCACGTGGATGACACTGATCACGTCCTTCCTCATCGTGCTCGCGTTCCCCGCCATCACGATCGCGCTCGTCGAACTGATGATGGATCGCCTCTTCGCCACGAACTTCTTCGAGGCCTCCAACGGCGGTATGCCCATCCTCTGGCAGCACTTGTTCTGGGTCTTCGGCCATCCCGAGGTCTACATTCTCATTCTGCCCGCGTTCGGCATGATTTCGGAGATTATGCCCACGTTCTCCCGCAAGCCGCTCTTCGGTTACCCGGTGGTCGTGTTTTCCGGCGCGGCGATCGGCTTCCTCGGTTTCACGGTGTGGAGCCATCACATGTTCACCACGGGCATGGGCACGGTCGCCACGGCCGCTTTCGCCCTTGCCACCATGGCCATCGCCGTCCCGACCGGCGTCAAAATCTTCAACTGGATTGGCACCATGTGGGGCGGTCACATTCGTATGCGCCTCCCGATGCTTTTTGCGCTCGGTTTCATCTGGATGTTCATGATCGGTGGCTTCTCCGGCGTCATGCACGCCGCCGCCCCGGCCGACGCTCAGCAGCAGGACAGCTATTTCGTCATCGCCCACTTCCACTACGTGCTGATCGGCGGCTCGCTCTTCGCCATGCTCGGCGGTCTTTGCTACTGGTTCCCGCTCGTGTTCGGCCGCCAGATGAGCGAGCGCTGGGGCCGGATCGCTTTCTGGATCATCTTTGCGGGCTTCAACGTGACGTTCTTCCCGATGCACTTCCTCGGGCTCAACGGCATGCCGCGCCGCACGTTCACCTACGACGGCAATCTTGGCTGGAATACGCCCAACCTCATTTCCTCCTGCGGCGCGTTCTTCCTCGGCCTCGGCATCGCCATTTTCTTCATCACCTTCGTTTACGGCATGCTCAAAGGCGCCAAGGCCCCGCGCGACGCGTGGGACGCCCGCACCTTGGAATGGTCACTCCCCAATCCCGTGCCGGAATACAATTATGCGGTGATTCCCACGGTTCACGCCCGCGATGCCCTCTGGTATCAAAAGCACCACGCCGATGAAATTCGCCAGGAGGAGGAAGCGCACGCCAAAGAAGAAGACGCCCACGGCGGCATCCACATGCCGTTCCAATCCTTCTATCCCTTCGTCGCCACGGTCGGCATCTTCATCGCGTCGTGGGGTATCGCCGTCACCGACCACAGCTCTAATCCGGCGTTTTGGACGCCGAAAGTCACCGTCACGATCGTCGGAGGCGCCATCATGCTTCTCGGCTTCTATCTCTGGTCGCTCGAAGGCGCCGACGGTTATCACATCCACGTGAAAGAGGAAAAAAAGTCCCACTCATGA
- the coxB gene encoding cytochrome c oxidase subunit II, whose translation MRLSNIPAIFSRWSRAAAALGTLSLLSGCSFWMDGHQSTIEVAGPVALEQRRVFFITCWVTLVIFLIVGAILAYATLKFRARTDADEHAEPPEQSHGNPMVELGLVGASVLALAIIAFPTLHAIWYTYDVPEAQRENAYEVTATGYQWWFHFEYPHEQIENVGPLITANELVVPAGRPIHVNLRTTDVIHSFWIPKLAGKVDMIPNRGNSLWFEAEKPGYFWGQCAEYCGESHAVMRFRVIALEQQEFNEWVAQQKQPARTVAATAANNSGAHAEFASLKTFKQNAPGYSEKFDVSPLDAWRAKQHPEADENPALIAEGRKLFQQHNCVTCHTVRGQEGVGTTAPNLTHVGARTTIAGGLLENDADQLGRWISHPDRVKPGNHMYYGIGAMKGYVTVEPTGETVTNIKLTDGEVHALVAYLQSLK comes from the coding sequence ATGCGTTTGTCTAATATTCCCGCGATTTTTTCTCGTTGGAGCCGGGCCGCCGCGGCGCTCGGGACCCTCAGCCTCCTCTCCGGGTGCTCGTTCTGGATGGACGGACACCAGTCGACCATCGAAGTCGCCGGACCCGTGGCCCTGGAGCAACGGCGGGTGTTTTTCATCACCTGCTGGGTCACCCTCGTCATTTTCCTCATCGTCGGGGCGATCCTCGCCTATGCGACGTTGAAGTTCCGCGCCCGCACCGACGCCGACGAACACGCCGAGCCGCCGGAGCAAAGCCACGGCAACCCGATGGTCGAACTCGGCCTCGTCGGCGCTTCCGTGCTCGCCCTCGCCATCATCGCGTTTCCCACCCTCCACGCGATTTGGTATACCTACGACGTCCCCGAGGCTCAGCGCGAGAACGCCTACGAAGTGACAGCCACTGGCTACCAATGGTGGTTCCATTTCGAATATCCGCACGAGCAGATCGAGAACGTCGGCCCGCTCATCACGGCCAACGAGCTCGTCGTCCCGGCCGGTCGCCCCATTCACGTCAATCTTCGCACGACCGACGTCATCCACAGCTTCTGGATTCCCAAACTCGCCGGCAAAGTGGACATGATTCCCAATCGCGGCAACTCCCTCTGGTTCGAGGCGGAAAAGCCCGGTTACTTCTGGGGGCAATGCGCCGAATACTGCGGTGAATCCCACGCCGTTATGCGCTTCCGCGTGATCGCGCTCGAACAACAAGAATTCAACGAATGGGTCGCGCAGCAGAAACAACCCGCTCGCACCGTCGCGGCCACGGCGGCGAACAACAGCGGCGCCCACGCCGAATTTGCGTCCCTGAAAACCTTCAAGCAAAACGCCCCCGGCTACAGCGAGAAATTCGATGTTTCGCCGCTCGATGCGTGGCGCGCCAAACAGCATCCGGAAGCCGACGAAAACCCCGCGCTGATCGCCGAAGGCCGCAAACTATTCCAACAGCACAATTGCGTGACCTGCCACACGGTCCGCGGGCAGGAAGGCGTCGGCACCACGGCCCCCAACCTCACCCATGTCGGCGCCCGCACCACCATCGCCGGCGGACTTCTTGAGAACGATGCCGATCAACTCGGGCGTTGGATCTCCCACCCTGATCGCGTCAAACCGGGCAACCATATGTATTATGGCATCGGTGCGATGAAGGGTTACGTCACGGTCGAGCCCACGGGTGAAACCGTCACCAACATCAAGCTGACCGACGGCGAAGTTCACGCCCTCGTCGCCTACCTCCAAAGCCTCAAATAA
- a CDS encoding plastocyanin/azurin family copper-binding protein, with the protein MKTRFLLSLLGAAFLAFGCSKNEPAQTTTAQAETQSGPRTIEITAGDNMKFNITSIEASPGEEIKVVLTNIGTQPKDVMGHDWVLLKGGVDAAAFDAAASQAKTEDYLPQSKMGDVIAHTKMLGPKQSDSVTFKAPMEKGDYTFMCSFPAHFQVGMHGKLTVK; encoded by the coding sequence ATGAAAACACGATTCCTCCTTTCCCTTCTGGGCGCCGCTTTTCTCGCGTTCGGATGTTCGAAGAACGAGCCCGCGCAGACGACCACTGCGCAGGCCGAAACTCAGTCGGGGCCGCGCACGATCGAAATCACCGCCGGCGACAACATGAAGTTCAACATCACCTCGATCGAGGCTTCACCGGGCGAGGAAATCAAAGTCGTGCTGACGAATATCGGCACGCAGCCGAAAGACGTGATGGGTCACGACTGGGTGCTGTTGAAAGGCGGCGTGGATGCCGCAGCCTTTGACGCCGCCGCCTCGCAGGCGAAAACGGAAGATTATCTGCCGCAATCCAAGATGGGCGACGTCATTGCCCACACGAAGATGCTCGGGCCGAAGCAGTCTGACTCCGTGACGTTCAAGGCGCCGATGGAGAAGGGCGACTACACCTTTATGTGCTCTTTCCCCGCGCACTTCCAAGTTGGGATGCACGGCAAACTCACGGTCAAGTAA
- a CDS encoding DUF420 domain-containing protein produces MTVRDIPTLNATFNAIATVLIVTGFVFIKRAQRETDPARRAAHVRTHRALMLSAVVVSALFLVGYLTYHGLRRGAHTPFGGTGAIRTVYLIILWTHIPLAAAIAFLVPRTFLLAIKGDFVRHRAWAKWTFPLWLYVSVTGVLVYLFLYRWWPAA; encoded by the coding sequence ATGACCGTTCGCGACATCCCTACGCTCAACGCCACCTTCAACGCCATCGCCACGGTGTTGATCGTCACGGGATTCGTTTTCATCAAGCGCGCGCAAAGGGAAACCGATCCGGCTCGCCGCGCGGCTCACGTTCGCACCCATCGCGCGCTGATGCTTTCGGCGGTCGTGGTGTCGGCCCTGTTCCTTGTAGGCTACCTCACTTACCATGGCCTGCGCCGCGGCGCCCACACGCCCTTCGGAGGCACCGGCGCGATTAGGACGGTCTATCTCATCATCCTTTGGACGCACATCCCCTTGGCCGCCGCCATCGCGTTTCTGGTGCCGCGCACCTTTCTCCTCGCGATCAAAGGCGACTTCGTCCGGCACCGCGCCTGGGCGAAGTGGACTTTCCCTCTCTGGCTCTACGTGAGCGTGACGGGTGTGCTCGTCTATCTGTTTCTTTATCGCTGGTGGCCCGCTGCTTGA
- the cyoE gene encoding heme o synthase, which produces MSAAAKFSDYLELTKPRLSMLSVVTALVGYAAARPPLIWSELLAVIVGTSLAAGGVAVINQWMEIDTDARMRRTASRPLPTGKIQPGSAFVLGWLMCIVSLGVLFVKTNGLATLFTLFTIISYLGWYTPAKRTSRWSTEIGALAGAFPPLIGWTAAENHITALGWTLFGLLFFWQIPHFLAIGWMYRYDYGAVKFPMLPVRDETGSKVAWWSFINAVALLVVTLIPVFLHLTTALYGGAALGCGLWFVWRAWGFTRPGSRELAARRLFFTSIAYLPLVCGALVIDRLFFVT; this is translated from the coding sequence ATGAGCGCCGCCGCGAAATTTTCGGATTATCTCGAGCTGACGAAACCGCGGCTCAGCATGCTCTCCGTCGTGACCGCACTCGTCGGTTATGCGGCGGCGCGTCCGCCCCTGATCTGGAGCGAACTGCTGGCGGTGATCGTCGGGACCTCCCTCGCCGCGGGCGGCGTCGCCGTGATCAACCAATGGATGGAAATCGATACCGATGCGCGCATGCGCCGCACCGCGTCGCGCCCGCTGCCCACCGGCAAAATCCAGCCCGGCTCGGCCTTCGTGCTCGGATGGCTGATGTGCATCGTCTCGCTCGGCGTGCTGTTCGTGAAGACCAACGGCCTCGCCACACTCTTCACGTTGTTCACGATCATTTCTTATCTCGGCTGGTATACGCCCGCGAAGCGCACGTCGCGCTGGAGCACAGAAATCGGCGCCTTGGCCGGAGCATTTCCTCCCCTCATCGGCTGGACGGCTGCGGAAAATCACATCACCGCCCTCGGCTGGACGCTCTTTGGCCTCCTGTTTTTCTGGCAAATCCCGCACTTCCTCGCGATCGGCTGGATGTATCGGTATGACTACGGCGCGGTGAAGTTTCCCATGCTCCCGGTGCGCGACGAAACGGGAAGCAAGGTCGCGTGGTGGTCCTTCATCAATGCGGTGGCGTTACTCGTCGTCACCTTGATTCCCGTCTTCCTCCATTTGACCACTGCCCTCTACGGCGGCGCGGCGCTGGGCTGCGGCCTCTGGTTTGTCTGGCGGGCCTGGGGCTTCACCCGCCCCGGGAGTCGCGAACTCGCCGCCCGGCGACTGTTTTTCACCTCCATCGCCTACCTCCCGCTCGTCTGCGGCGCCTTGGTGATCGACCGATTGTTTTTCGTCACATGA